tttattatctctcACTGTATAGTTCTTTTTGCGGAAGACTCTGACAGACGCAACATACTCATGTGTCAGACGTTTGCTCGGCTCACAGTGTATGTTGCTGTTTTAATGAGAACACGTACAGCTGACACCCATATGAACCGAGGGGTACTAATGGAAACACTTAACTGAGCAAGCCATTAGCAGAGCACATTGATTTGCATTGATTTGAAAGCTCTTATATCTTATCGATGTTTTAGGCTGCTGATTTAGTAAAAACAGTTACTAGACTGCAAGTGAAGGTAACAGTTCTCATGGAGAATTTTGGGACACTCGCCTCGTGGCGAGTCTCCATTCTTGCATTTGTGTCTTGGGTGTCAATTACGTGCAGGTTCAAATAACCCCAATTCTTTTGTATACTTCCCCTTTGAAAGATTACACAAAACCTCCACTTACCACCTGCCGTATGCTCACTCATCACATCTGCTACCTTTTCAAAGTACcaatgaaggtgtgtgtgtgcacatgcacgcaGGCACGCACCCACTGGCcatctctgctgtgttttgtaGGGTGCACAGCGACTGTACATCTGTTATTTTGACCTGCAGCCTTGACTCTGTCGCTGCCTGCATTTATCCAAATGCCCAGGAGCAGATGCCAGACATTAAAGTAAATCCTTTAATCTGCCTTGTATATACAAATGCTTTAATTTGGCAAGGGGTCCCATCCACTGTAGCCTGGGATCACAACAGTAATCTCTGCCCAGTACATGAAAAGACAGTTTCTTCAGTTTGAATTGGACAGCAATGACTTGCAGtgcatggtgtgtgtttgtgtttgtgtgaccgtGTCCGCTCTCAACCCCCAGGTACACACCTTTCGAGGGCCACACTGGTGCGAGTACTGTGCCAACTTCATGTGGGGCCTCATTGCCCAGGGCGTCCGCTGCTCGGGTAAGTACCGTCCATCAGCCAAGTGGCATGTCATGGATAACGCAAGCAATGCATGAGCCAACTCTGTCCTCTCGCGGATGTTTCAAACGCACGTCATTCGCGGGGATCGATTATGAGCCTTTTATGGTCATTTTCCGGTCGAGTCTGCCACAGGCAAGTTGAGATTCTCCCGTCAGTGACTCATCAAAGTTTGTTCTTTTCACAGTAACATATTATCTAAATGATATAATCACAGGCAGAACTGCTATCCCTCCTTTTGAAGCCTCTTGGTAAATCACAGTCAGCTAGATGTttttacacactgttttgtAATTCCCTTATAACTAGTTACATGTGATGAAGCACGCTGACAACATTTATGTGCCAATGTAAGTCAATTTCATCTGAACAGAAATCCctacaaatacaataaatgatAATACATTGCAGGTCAAACACAGGTCAAATGCGATGTAAATGTGACCCAAAATAGCAGCAGCCGTAAGTCATTGATTGCGTACGAGAGTGCAGTGGAGTTTTTATGACCTCTATAGTCACAAGATTCGTTCACAGCACCGACATGAAACCAATGTGCACATCAGTGGACTCGGTGGCTTCCTCCCCGAACAGAGTGCTCGTTGTCGAGACATTTGCCACGCTGATAAGCCAGAGGCAAACACTGGTATCATCAGGCACCTCATGTGCTGTGTGAAACAGGAggcacttctttttttccccctctccctcactcCCTGCTTAGCGCCCAGTTCTTTCTTATCTGCTGCTACACTCTCAgggactgactgagagtgacgTCCTCAATCAGCAGACCagttgaccaaaaaaaaaacatctttcagACGCCTCCTCAAACACCTTCGTTCCGAGCTGCGCGGCCACCCGAGCAGGCGCGTGCAAGCGTGACTTAAAGTCCTACAGGAGCGGCTGCCCTGTTTGCTCCTGTCTGTCAGCGCCGTTTATCACAGACTCTGGGAAACCTTTTCAGGCTGCTCGTCTTAAGCCTGCTGTGATTGTTGTTTTATCATCAGCCGGAGACTAATCTCTAACCCTCTCTGTGTTTATCTCGCCTAGATTGTGGGCTGAATGTACACAAACAGTGCTCCAAACTGGTTCCCAGCGACTGCCAGCCGGACCTGCGCAGGATAAAGAAAGTGTTCAGCTGTGACCTCACCACGCTTGTCAAAGCTCACAACACAACGCGGCCCATGGTGGTGGACATGTGTATTCGAGAAATAGAGCTCAGAGGTAGGACGCGGTCTTCAATCGGTCCTGACAAGTTAAACTCATCAATCAACTCAGAGAAAGGAAAGCAGAAAGTAGAGTGTGATTGGTAAAATCTGTATATTAATTTATTCTTTAGTTCGAGTAGGGAGAATAAATGCCAATATTTCCTCCAGATCATTTGTTGCGCCCATCCTGGGTTGGACGCCTGTGGTGCagaagggaggcagggaggctgataagaaaaactatttcaaattttCTGTTGCAGGTATGCAATCTGAAGGTCTCTACCGAGTGTCTGGCTTCTCGGAGCACGTAGAGGAAGTGAGGCTCGCCTTTGACCGAGGTTTGTTGACACCAAATTTGTTCGGTCTCTGAGGTTTTATTTCACAGGTTCATACATTTAGAAAAGAACCCTGTTTCAGCTCGAGTTGTTATTTTGTGAACATTCAGTCCTTAAAGTATTCCTGTAGCTGtgtcatgtattttttttttttcctcatcagATGGTGAAAAGGCTGACATCAGCGCCGTTGCCTATGCAGACATCAACATCATCGCTGGTGCTCTGAAGCTCTACTTAAGAGACCTTCCCATTCCAATCATTACGTTTGACTTGTACTCCAAATTTATTCAAGCTGCAAGTAAGCTCTCTTTTACTTTGGGATAATCCACGCTGTCACTGTGTTACCCAGCATTCCCTGCAGATAATAACCGTATTGCTAATGTGATGTAGAAATTCCAAATGCTGAATCCAGACTGGAGGGCATCCACGAGAGTTTGCTGCAGCTGCCCCCCGCCCACTTTGAGACCCTGCGTTACCTGATGGCTCATCTCAAGAGgtcagttcacacacacacacgagtcccCAACACAAGGACATGCATTGTTTAAAGTTCTTTTATGGGAAGAACGGACTTCAAAATGAAGTGTTGTCTGAATGGAGTCTTCTCTTCCATCATGAGTCTCTGCGCCATTGACATCTGTAGTTCTCCTAAAGAATAGTTGCTCTTGAGGATGTATTTCCTGATTTCAATGAACATAAGCACTGCAAATCTAACACACACCATACTGTTGCCATAAATACCACCTGCAGAGTAATCCTTAAACTATTAATGTATCAATATGCCTTTTGAGAAACTTTTCAAGTTCAATAACTGTCAATAACTGCAGAGGCCAGCTGTTCAAAGGAAGCGATAGTTATCTCCAAGGAAAGTGTGCCTTGGTCTTTAAGTATGAGAAACAAACTGGATTTGTACTGCTGGCGGCcttttcatgggatttgttgaaaataaggaaatgcattaaaaaacattcagcTTTTGTTCTTTTGCTGTACAGGGTGACGCAGTTTGAAAAGGACAATTTCATGAATGCCGAGAACCTGGGGATCGTCTATGGTCCAACGCTCATGCAGCCACCAGAGCAGAATGCCTTGACAACCCTGAATGACATGCGGCAGCAGAAACTAGTGGTGCAGCTCATGATAGAGCATGAAGACGTCTTATTCTGAGGACCGAGGCACGGGGGCCTCACAACAGAAACGaaggacatttatttattctgtcaTATAGGACATTCAAACCATCCTGATTCTTATGAAGTTGCAGAATAGTTTGTAATCAAATTGTACTTGAAACCCTTATTCTTCTCGCATGGCTGTTTTAGTTGAAATTGGTTTAGTGTTGACATTGTCTTGTAAATGTAAGTTTGGATTTTAATACCCAGCCAAGTccatcatttttatattttttatctttttgtttttacctgGCTACAGTGCTGTTCTCTCCTCTCGTTAATTTGAAGACTGTCACTACCTGGTGTAGACAGTCATGATGCAGCAGCCTATTTAACGTCCCCACATTACACGTGTGCTTACTATGATATAAGTGGGAactttgtttaaagtttaatGTGGATAAAGATCTGTTCATTTAATGATCAATATTTTAACTGTTTACTAAAATTTGAATGATGAGGCAATTTGGCGCTCATGAAGCACTTTTTTGCAACAAGTGTAaagatttattttgtaaagatgtttatttttgtcattttactcTGCATCTTGTTCTTTTGTCACAATAATATATACTTTTGAGAATGACGTTTGATGAATTGATGTCTAAattcaaaagagagaaaaataacctGACGAGAAGCAGAATTACCTTTTTAAGTTATGGCTCTGAATACACGGCTGGATTAAATACTGGTCATTTTAATTCACATGTCATGTTGCAGACTGTTTGTGAAACTCTTTGCACACACGTCTGATGCCGGCTTTGTAGTAATTCTGTTTACATGCTGTAATTTACGGTACCTACGAGTGAACATAGGATCTGGGCCCATTTGATTTCTTTTCCTATGCCAGAAACACCACTCGGTGCAGCAGCAGTCGCCTTCTAACTTCACGGTGCCATAGAAGTTAAGTCACGCTACAGCTGCACCGAGGACGTTTACTTCACCCTTGGTTGGATGTTATTAAAGTCAATCCTTTCACCAAAtccattttattaaaatgtatttttgtgatggttgcgattaaaaatgtaatttatcaaatgttgatttattaaagggaagaaaaggggaGTTTAAAATAGTGTGAGCTGCTCTTCAATGTTCGTCTGCTTTTAACATAAAGGTAACAGAGTGAGATATCTGAAGAGAGGCTATCACAGATAGCCTGAAGCACGGTGACGGAATCACAGGTATGTGGTTAACAACCTTTTTGAGGCGTTTTAAATTCCGTACCAGGCATTTTTGGCAGACGGTCGTATCTAACATCCAATCACCGTGTAACCCTGTAACCTTCCCGCTTGACCAGTTTATGTGCAGGTGCGGTCAGCCTGCTGGAATTCATCCAGATACCTAATGAACTAGTTTGGTAGGAAAAAAACTGCTGCTCTTTATGAGA
This genomic stretch from Gasterosteus aculeatus chromosome 20, fGasAcu3.hap1.1, whole genome shotgun sequence harbors:
- the chn2 gene encoding beta-chimaerin isoform X2 gives rise to the protein MENRPKYYGREFHGMISRQYADELLAGAEGAYLIRESQRQPGTHTLALSFGHQTLNYRLFYDGKHFVGEKRFESVHDLVTDALITLYIETKAAEYIAKMTTNPIYEHLGYTSLLKDKMVHRLSRGRTEPRRVTFQRDEKISSPLVRRSALKDTPEKQCSYEKIHNFKVHTFRGPHWCEYCANFMWGLIAQGVRCSDCGLNVHKQCSKLVPSDCQPDLRRIKKVFSCDLTTLVKAHNTTRPMVVDMCIREIELRGMQSEGLYRVSGFSEHVEEVRLAFDRDGEKADISAVAYADINIIAGALKLYLRDLPIPIITFDLYSKFIQAAKIPNAESRLEGIHESLLQLPPAHFETLRYLMAHLKRVTQFEKDNFMNAENLGIVYGPTLMQPPEQNALTTLNDMRQQKLVVQLMIEHEDVLF
- the chn2 gene encoding beta-chimaerin isoform X1 — translated: MAASSNSSLSGSSLSSDPEDYQPPIWKSYLYQLQQEAPRPKRITCPQEMENRPKYYGREFHGMISRQYADELLAGAEGAYLIRESQRQPGTHTLALSFGHQTLNYRLFYDGKHFVGEKRFESVHDLVTDALITLYIETKAAEYIAKMTTNPIYEHLGYTSLLKDKMVHRLSRGRTEPRRVTFQRDEKISSPLVRRSALKDTPEKQCSYEKIHNFKVHTFRGPHWCEYCANFMWGLIAQGVRCSDCGLNVHKQCSKLVPSDCQPDLRRIKKVFSCDLTTLVKAHNTTRPMVVDMCIREIELRGMQSEGLYRVSGFSEHVEEVRLAFDRDGEKADISAVAYADINIIAGALKLYLRDLPIPIITFDLYSKFIQAAKIPNAESRLEGIHESLLQLPPAHFETLRYLMAHLKRVTQFEKDNFMNAENLGIVYGPTLMQPPEQNALTTLNDMRQQKLVVQLMIEHEDVLF